In a single window of the Arachis hypogaea cultivar Tifrunner chromosome 6, arahy.Tifrunner.gnm2.J5K5, whole genome shotgun sequence genome:
- the LOC112805326 gene encoding uncharacterized protein, which produces MGLNGIVQTAIKNEGWFMNNLADECVICLQCLLSQEFSGVVEKSRKLETLGHVLKTDLTLYQVHRMRSVLLTLIPDTLSTICARILGDITMDAVWLEYQRTPKELLGFNTQDQCISVAPEALSRHNNGRGMHMQQGGRQTQQDKGKQKYVCKELDDAKRPKTLTVCFGRESMPTAEGIAEFFCNMFGHVVQRVTVMPRRDKESGDFAFVLFNDASIPRIIMGDKNVVHHTIQGMKCWIRWWT; this is translated from the coding sequence ATGGGACTGAATGGTATTGTGCAAACAGCCATAAAAAATGAAGGTTGGTTTATGAACAATCTTGCCGATGAATGTGTCATCTGTTTGCAATGCCTACTATCTCAGGAGTTCTCTGGGGTTGTGGAGAAGTCCAGAAAACTCGAAACCCTCGGACACGTGCTGAAAACTGATCTCACGTTATACCAGGTTCATAGGATGAGATCCGTCCTCCTAACTCTAATTCCCGATACCCTATCAACCATTTGCGCTAGAATTCTAGGCGACATAACGATGGATGCAGTGTGGTTGGAGTACCAGAGGACTCCTAAAGAACTACTGGGTTTCAACACACAGGACCAATGCATATCGGTTGCACCAGAGGCATTGAGTAGACATAACAATGGCCGAGGAATGCATATGCAACAAGGAGGAAGGCAAACTCAGCAAGATAAGGGAAAGCAGAAGTACGTCTGCAAGGAGCTGGATGACGCGAAACGTCCAAAGACACTGACCGTATGCTTCGGTCGAGAGTCCATGCCCACTGCAGAGGGCATTGCTGAGTTTTTCTGTAACATGTTTGGTCATGTGGTTCAAAGGGTGACAGTCATGCCTCGGAGGGACAAAGAATCGGGTGATTTTGCTTTCGTTCTTTTCAACGACGCATCAATCCCGCGCATTATCATGGGGGACAAAAATGTCGTTCATCATACCATACAAGGCATGAAATGTTGGATCAGATGGTGGACATGA